The Geminicoccaceae bacterium SCSIO 64248 genomic interval TGCGCTGCGTATGGCCCACGCCATCTCGCTGTCGCTCGCCGTCTACGGCTTCGACCGGGGCGTCAAGCGCACGACCTGGCGGCGCGCCGGTGTGACGGTCGAGGCCACCTTGCCGCTTACGGAGGTAAAATGATGACCGCATCGACCTGGGACGTCGATATCGCCGGTTTGCCGGTCACTCTGCCGATCGTCCCGATCAAGCCGGACTTCGCGATCTCGCTGCTCATGGTGATCGACCAGGGTGTCGCGTTCGGCGATCATGTCGGCCGGGCGCTGGCCGAGCTGGTGCGTCCTCTAGATGCGGAAATCGTGGTCGGTCCCGCGACGCTGGGCATTCCGGTTGCGATCGAGACCAGCCGCCATCTCGGCCTCGACATGTACGTGATCCTGCAGAAATCGCCGAAAATCCATCTGGGCGACGCGCTCACGCAGACCATCACCTCGATCACCTCCAAGGGTGAGCAGCGACTCCTGCTCGACCGGACCGCGATCCCCCTGCTTCAGGGTCGCCGCGTCCTCGTGGTCGACGACGTGGTCGCGACCGGCTCCAGCCTGTCCAGCGCGATCGCCCTGGTCCGTCGGGCGGGCGGCAACGTGGTCGGTGCCGGCGTCATCCTCACCGAGGCCCATGACTGGGAAGCGGTCATGGGCGAGGACGCTAGGCTGGTGATCAGCCTCGGTCATATACCGCAGTTCCGCCCGGTGGCACCGGGTGGCTGGGAGCCGATCCCCGAGACGGCTTGAGGCTGGAGGCGCGGCGGCGACCTTGCGGCCGCGGCTCCAGTTCACCATTCCTGGCCTGCACATTCCACCGGAGCGCACTCGACACGCCCACTCCGAACCGCGCCGCAGCCAAGGGCGCTACTATGCCCTTCTTAAAGGCCCTCACACCGGCGATCGAGGATCGCTACTCCGTGCTTTTCCTGCATTCACCCTCTCTGAGACGGATGTTGAATCGGTACCGGCCGCATCCGTCGCATCATAGCCGATCCATCGATCGCAAACCGTCCTCCAGACCGTGAGCCGACCGGATTGGATCGGACCAAAATCTCATCAGGTGGATGTTCGCATCTAAGACGGCCGTCGGGCCGATTGTCCTGGATGGCTTGGGTGCCAGAAACTCACGTGGTCGCGTCAGCGATCATCCGCTGCAGAAGCGAAATAAACTGCTTGCGCTCTGTCCGGTCCAAGGTCGCGAGGGTTGCATCATGAGCGACACGCACAGGAGCTTCCATGGCCTCGAGCAACGACATCCCGACTTCGGTACAGACGCAAAGCCGAGCACGACGGTCACCTGTGTGGACGGTTCGCCGAATGAGATCACGTGCTTCCATTCGGCGGAGCGCGCCCGCGGTCGTGGTGAGATCGAGCGACACGTCGTCGGCGAGCGTTGTCTGATCGGCCTCGCCGCGCTGAGCCAGCGCATCAAGCAGGCTGTACTGCAACGGCGTCATGCCGAACGCCGCGCAATGCCGGTTAAACAGCGCGACATGTATCTGATGCAGTCGACGGATCAGAAAGCCTGGCCGTTGCGCAAGCGACCAGGTGCGCGCGCGTGAGCGCGGCCGGGCCAAATGCTGGACTGCGGTGTCATTGTCGCGCGCGCTCATTCGTCAATCCCGTCTATCCTGTCGACCGCGCGGGATTCAAGTGCCCTGCGGGCGCCCACGTGTTCCGGGGTCGGAGAAGTCTGTCAAGGATCTGCCAGCGCCATGCCTCGCTCCTTCAGAACATAACCCTGGTGGGAGGGGAAATGCTCCGACACGGGCCACTCCCCGCGGAACTTCAGCCAGAGGCGCAGCATATGACGCTGCTGGTGCAGGTCCGGGCCGTTGGTGAACGAGGTGCGCGAATGGAGGACCGTGTAGTTGTTACAGAACTCCATGTCGCCCGGTTCGAGCATGAAGTCGAGACGAAGGTCTTCGCGTTGTGTCTGCTCGTCGAGGAAATCCAAGGCTTCCTGCTCGATGGTGGTGAGCGGGACGCCGCGCTTCGCGGCTGCCGCGTTGATCTGGTTGCGCAGATACCGGCAGCTGATCACGCCGTCATGCTGGCCGAAAACGGGGATCGGTACCTCCGAGAAGCCTTTGGATCCAAGAGCCTCCTCGCGACGAATGTAGTAGAATCCATTGTAAAGAAGACCGAGATACTCGGGATGCTGTTCGAGAATGGCGTTGTGCACGGACACGGAGCTGACCACGCTGCTTAGGCCGCCTGACAGACCTTGGCGCAGGCACATCAGACCGAGAAAATCGCAGCTGTCCGTATGATAAGGCAGGTACGCGTTGGTCTCGTAGCCGCGAACGTCCAATTGGCCGTAGGGGCGTTTCTGGTCGTAGACGTGGCCCAGCAGGTCGCCCTTGGGGTTCTGGCCCAACGGCTCGCCGAGATGAACGCCCAGCCCCCAATAGACCATGCCGACTTCTTCATCCGTCCACGCGCCGATATCGAGACCACGCAGGATGGCGAACCCTAGGCCATCCCGGATCTCATGCGCCATGCCGGCAAGCTTGAGGTGCATGGTCTCGAGCGGAAAATCCTGCTCTTGCCAATGCAGCATGGGTACGCCGGAGCATTTGGCGTGATCGAGCGCCGCGGTGATTTCTTTCTGCTCCGTCGCCGTTACCGAGAGCAGCCATGGGCCTTCCTCGCCAAGGTCTGCGCCGCGCCAGGCTTTCGGTCCGTCATCCGGACGCATGTGGACGATTGCCATTCCATTTCTCCTCACCTGATTTCATGGGCTAGCCGCGACGTGTGTCGAGCGCATCGCGCAATCCGTCGCCGAAGACGTTGAGTGCAATCACGAGAATGAAGATCACGGCGCCGGGCGCGATCGCCATCCATGGTGCGACGGCCATATGGCGTTGCGCCGCGTTGAGCATGCTGCCCCAGGAGGGGTCAGGCGGCTGCTGGCCGAGCCCGAGGAAGGACAACGAGGCTTCGGCAATGATCGCCATCGCCGCCATGACGCTCGCCTGCACCAGAAGCGGTGGCAGCATGTTAGGCAGGACATGACGAAATGCGATGCGTAGATGTGAACTACCGACGGCTCGAGCCGCCTCGATATAGTCCTCGGTGCGAATGCTGAGCGCCGCGGCGCGCGTCAATCGCAGGAAAATGGGCAGCGAGGCAATGCCGATCGCCAGCATCGCGTTCCAGAGGTCCGGGCCGAGAAAGGCGGTGAGCGCGATCGCAACAATCAGGAAGGGGAGGGCGAGCATGGCGTCGGTGATACGCATCACAACCATGTCGACCCATCCGCCGACATAGCCGCAGATAACGCCGAGCGGGATGCTGACCAGAAGCGCCACGATCACCGGAATGGCGCCGGCGAGCATTGAACTGCGCGAGCCCCAGATCAGACGCGAGAGGACGTCACGCCCAACCTCATCAGTGCCCAGCAGATGGACGAACGAAGGCGGCTTGCGGACCTGGAGGAAGTCAGCTTGGGCTGGAGCGTAGGGTGCGATCACCGGCGCTAGGAGGGCAATCAGGATGAAGATAAGGATGACGGATCCCGCCGTCACGGCCGAAGGGCGGCGCATCAGCCGCCGGGTCGCCCGCCGGATGCGTCCTCTGCTCACGTGTGGCGTCTCGGAATGGGAAAGCGTTGCGGTCGCCATCGTTCAGCTCCGCAGACGTGGATTGATGAAGAAGTAAAGAAGGTCCGCAAGCAGGCTCACCGTGATGAACAGGACGGACGATACCAGGACCAACCCCTGAACCACGGCGTAGTCGCGATACAGGACTCCATCGACGAGGAGCTTGCCGAAGCCAGGGATCGAGAAAATCTGTTCGGTCAGGACTGCTCCGGCGAGCAACTGCCCGAACTCGATTGCGCCCAGCGTGACGACGGGGACCAGGGCATTGCGTAGCGCGTGACGCAACACCACACGACGCTCCGAGAGGCCCTTCGCCCGCGCCGTGCGAATATAATCCGTCGACAGGGAATGCAGCATCGCGCTGCGCATATGTCGCATCAGAACGCCGGCGATGCCGGTTCCGAGCACGATCGATGGCAGGACGAAGCCCATAAGGCTGCGATAAGGGTCTTCTGAGAAAGAGACGTAGCCTGAAGCCGGGAACCAGCGTAGGTGCACCGAGAAGGCCAGGACGAGCAGAATGCCCAGCCAAAAGTTCGGGATCGAGATGCCGGACAGGGCGAAGCTGCTGGCCAGCGTGTCGACGATCGTCTCCTTGCGCGTTGCCGCCAGCACGCCAAGCGGCAGACCGATGACAAGCGCGATGGTCATCGAGTAGATCGCAAGCTGCAGGGTGATGACGAGCTTGGGCAACAGGAGGTCGACCACGCTCATGCTGTTGCGCAGCGACATGCCGAGATCGCCGCCCAAAGCCGCGGCCAGCCAGCGCCAGTACTGAACATAGACCGGCTGATCGAGCCCGTAGCGGGCGCGAAGATCGTCCAGCACCTGCTGGTCGGCCTCGTCACCGGCCATGGCCAGGACGGGATCGCCGGGGAGAAGATGCTGAAGCATAAAGGCGAAGGCGGACAGCACTACCAACGTCGAGATCGCCAGCCCGACGCGCTGGGACATGAAGATCAGCAAACGCATGACAGCCGACCCTCCGACCAGCCTTTATTCCGCACGTCCGCCGATCACCTATTCAAGGTGCAGTCCACGGACGCGGATCGTGCTGTCAGGATGCGGCACGAAGCCCTCGACACGGGTCGAGACGCCGGTGAACGTGCGCCGGTGCCAGAGGATGCTCGTGGGCAGATCCTCGGCGAGGAGCGCGTTGGCCTGCTGGTAGAGAGTCTGACGCTCGGACTCGTCGACCGCCTCACGTGCCTGTACCAGGATCTTGTCCAATTCCGGATTGCAGTACCGTGAGTCATTTTGTGGGCCATCGCACGAGTAGTGTGCGAAGACATTGCCGTCAGGATGCGCGCGACCGCTCCAGAAGCTGAACACCGCCTGGAACTCGCCCCGGCGCGCGTTCTGCAGCATGGTCGCGTTGTCCTGGGTCTCGATGTTCATCGTGATCCCGGACTCGGCGAGCATGGCCTGGATCATCTGGGCAGCTTCCTGCCGCTCGCGCTCCGCCGGGACCAGCACCGTGAACGTCAGATCCGGCTGTCCCGCCTCCTGAAGCAGGGCCCGCGCGGCCTCGACGTCGCGCTTCGGCACCGGGTGGCCCGTGTCGTAGTACGGGCTCGACGGATTCACGAACTGGTTGCCGGCCGTGTACTGGTCGTTGAACAAGGCCTGCATCATGACTTGGCGATCGATCGACAGGTCGATCGCACGCCGGAGGCGGACGTCGTTTCCGAGCGCCTCGCTGGCGGGACCGTTGCTGATGTTGTAGCGAATGAAGTGGTAGCCGAGGTCGGGCGTCGAGACGACCTGGACGTTGGAATCGCCTTCCAACTGCGGCACGTCTGTAGGTGTGAGACGCTCGGCGATATGCAACTCGCCTGACTGCAGCGAGGACAGGCGAACAGTGGAATCCGTGATCGGCAGATATTCGATGCGATCGACGCCGGTCAGGCTCTTGTCCCAGTAGTCCGCGAAGCGCTCGACTACGATCCGGCCCTGCGGCACGCGCTCGACGAAGCGATAGGGACCAGCACACACAGGCTGTGTGCCGAAGCGATCACCCAGTTCGGATGCGCTCTTGGGCGATACGATCATGCCTGAGCGCTCGGCCAGATTGACCATCAGGAGATAGCCCTGTGGTTGGTCGAGAACGATCCGAACGGTCAGGGGATCCACGACCTCGACATGATCGACCGCGGCAAGCTCGGAGCGGCGCAATGAGCCTGGCGTGTTCATGTTGCGGTCGATGGTGAACTGCACTGCCTCGGCATTTAGGGGCTCGCCGTCATGGAACATGACGTCCGGACGCAGGTTCACGGTGACCGACATGCCATCGGGTGCGATCTCATAGCCTTTGGCCAACTGCGGCACGAGTTCGAGATCGGTCGATACATCGAACAGCTTGTCGCAAATGGCCGTCAGAGGCTGACGACCGCTCGCGAGGCGGTTGGCGACGGGGTCCAACGCATCGGGGTCTTCGTTGATGCCGATACGCAGCGTGGTCTGGGCAGCGGCGGTGTTGCCGACGAGCGCGGCGCAGGCCGCCAAGGCAAAAAGGCGGAGTCTCATCATCGGATACGCGGTCCTCGTATGGCGGTCATGCGGGAACAGGGGGCAAAGCGGGTCTTCGGAAACGTTCGAGAAGGCGCGCGAATCGGGCGTCCGTGGCTTGAGGACGTAACGCCTCCGCACCACGCCACGGCGCGGTCTCGCGCCAGTGATGACAGGCGACTGCATGGCCTTCTGTGTCCGGATCGAGGCGGGGCGTCTCGGTGCGGCAGCGTTCGGTAGCGTGGGCGCAACGAGGATGAAAGTGGCACCCGGACGGCGGATCGAGCGGACTGGGAAGATCGCCTTCAAGGACCGTTCGACGGCGCTGCTCGAAGGAGAGAGCGGGCACGGCGTCGAGCAGGGCGCGCGTGTAGGGATGGCGAGGCGTTGCAAAGATCGCCTCGGTCGGCGCGACCTCGACCAAACGGCCGAGATACATGACGGCAACCCGCTGGGCGATGTAGCGAACGACCATGAGGTCATGCGAGATGAACAGGAGAGCGAGGCGCATCTCGCGTTGCAGCCGACGTAGCAGATTGAGGATCTGAGCCTGTACGGACACGTCGAGAGCGGATACGGCCTCGTCGCACACGATGAGTTGCGGATCGAGCGCCAGCGCGCGCGCGATTCCGATGCGCTGCCTTTGACCGCCCGAGAACTCATGCGGATAGCGGTTCATGTGGGCGGGATTGAGACCGACCAGATCCAGCAGTTCGGCTACTCTTCGGGTAATGCCGCTGCCGACGTCGACATGGTGCACGTATAACGGCTCGCCGATGATCTCGCGGACCGTCATACTCGGATTCAGCGAGCTGAACGGATCTTGAAACACAAGTTGAAGGTTGCGCCGCTGGGAGACCATGGCATTGGCCGACAGCGTGGTGAGTTCCTGTTTGCGGAAGCGCACGCTGCCTGCGGTGGGCTCGATGAGCCGTAGAATCAAGCGACCGGTCGTCGACTTCCCGCAGCCGCTCTCGCCGACGAGTCCCAGGGTCTCGCCTTCACCGATCTCGAAGGAGATGTCGTCAACGGCTGCCACACTGCCGCGTCGCAGAAGGCCGCCGACAGCGAAGTGCTTGCTCAGGTCTCTGACGGTCAACAACGGCGCTGCGTTCATGCGGCGCTGTCCAATGGAGCTTGATGGCAGGCGGAGAGGTGACCGCGCCGCATCGTGCGAAGCTCGGGTGCGCTCTGCTGGCAGGGCATGGCCGAGAACGGGCAGCGCGGCTCGAAGACACAGCCAGTAGGCACGTGACGCAGGTCGGGTACCGTGCCTTCGATACCGATCAGCGGCTGATCGCTCTGATCCGCGCGTGGGACGGCGCCTAGAAGGCCAAGCGTATAGGGGTGCTCTGGGTGCTTGATGACGCGCGAAGTCGGGCCGCGCTCAACGACACTGCCCGCGTACATGACAGAGATTTCGTCCGCCATGCCGACGATCAGGCCGATATTGTGCGAGATCAGCAGAATAGACGTGCCGTACTGCTCCTGGATTGTGTGCAGCAGCTCGACGATCTGGGCCTGTACCGTCACGTCCAGAGCGGTGGTCGGCTCGTCCGCGATCAGCAAGCGCGGATTGCCGGCCAGCGCCATCGCGATCATCACACGCTGGCGCATGCCGCCTGAAAGCTTGTGCGGGTAGTCGTCGATCCGCCGTTCGGGCGACGGAATGCGCACTTGGCGCAAGAGCTCGATCGTTCGGTCGCGCGCCTCCCGCTTGCCGACTCGGTCATGGGCGCGGATCGCCTCCATGATCTGGTCGCCGATCGTGAAGGCCGGGTTCAGCGATGACATCGGCTCCTGAAAGACCATGGCGATCGCATTGCCACGCAAGGCGCGACGCTGCCGTTCGGGCATGGTGAGCAGATCACGCCCTTCGAACAGGATGCGACCACTTTGGACCTTTGCCGAACGTGACGGCAGGAGACCCATGATCGCGAGGGACGACACGCTCTTACCGCTTCCGGATTCGCCAACGATGCCGAGACAGCCACCGGCGGGGACCGAGAAGCTCGCGTTTCGCACCGCAGGGATCGTCCCATCCTCGCCCGAGAACGACACCGACAAGTCTTGAACCTCGAGGACGGATGCTTGAGGCATCGAGTCCGGGATAGGAGACGCGTAAGCAAGGGGGGCGGCGTTGCGCATCACTAACCGGCCATGGTCGCGCGCCCGTCGACCGCGACTACGCCCAGGCCCTGGGCGCGCACGAGCACAGGATTGACTTCGAGATCGATCAGATCCTCACCGAGATCGTGGGCGAGCCAGCCGACGCGGACGATGACATCGATCAACGCGTCGACATCCAAAGAAGGTTTGCCGCGCACACCGTGGAGGAGCGGTGCCAGACGCAAGCCATTGAGCATGCGGCGTGCCCGGTCCGGACCGACCGGCGCGGGCGCTACCGCGAAGTCGCGCAAAATTTCGACAGTCGTGCCGCCGAAGCCGACCAGTACGACCGGACCGAAGACCGGATCACGCCTGGCGCCGACGATGATCTCGGCCTCGCCCTTTGCCATCGCCTGTACGACGAAGCCGTCGATCCGAGCGTCGGGCGACTGCTCGGCAAGCCGAACCAGCATGGTCTCGGCGGCGGCCGTCACCGCCGTGGGATCGGCCAAGCCGAGCGCCACGGCACCGACATCGCTCTTATGCGCGATGTCGCGGGACACGGCCTTGAGCACGACCGGAAAGCCGATGCGGCCGGCGGCGTTTGCAGCAGCCGCAGCCGTTGCGGCCGACGCTTCCTCGACCACCGGCACGCCGTAGGCGGCGAGCGCGCGTTTGACCTCGGATTCGGTTGCCGCACCGGCCGGGATATGAACGGAGGCGGGCCGATCGGCATCACGAACGGGTGATGCGGTCGTCTCCCCACTCAGCCGGTCGTGCTGCGCGACCAGCTCCAACGCCCGCAGAGCATCCTCGAACCGGTCGAAAAAGGGTTGGCCCAGGGCACGCAGGCGCTCGCGAGGCCCGTCGGCAGCGTTGCCGGGTGTCAGGGCCAGGAAGCACGGCTTGGAGGATGACTTGGCAACCTGACCGATGAGATGCGTCTGATCGGCGAAGAAAGGCATCGAGGTCAGCACCATCAGCCCGTAGGCGACGGCATCGTCAGACAACAGGATCTCGGCGGCCGTGGTCGTGACGTCGACCGAGGAGGGCGCGTTGCGTCCGCCGAGATCGATCGGGTTGTCGGCCTGCGGCGGCAAAAGAAGCTCGCCGAGCTTGGCGCGTGTCCCTGGTGCGAGTGCTGCCATCTCCAGCCCGATTTCGGTGACGCGGTCCGAGGCGATGCCAGCGCCGCCGCCCGACGATGAGTAGACCCCGACACCGCCCGGCCTTCTGGGCTGTGGATGGCGAACCAGGATGTTGGCCGCGCGGACCATGTCGTCCGGATCGCGTGCGAGGACGACACCAGCCTCGCGACAGGCAGCCTCGAAGACTTCGAACGAGCCGGCAAGGCTGGCCGTATGCGAGCGGGCGGACTTCACGCCGGCTTCGGTACGACCGGTCTTGACGAGCAGGACCGGCTTGCCGGCTTCCCGGCACGCGGCAGCCGCTTTCACGAAACGGGGTCCGTCCTTCAGCCCCTCAACATAGAGGCAGACCGCTTTCGTCCCGGGGTCCTCGGCCATGAACTCGAGGAAGTCGCTGATCTCGAGGTCGGCTTGATTGCCCAGTGAGACGCAGTGGCGAAAGCCGATGTCGTCGGCACTGGCTCGGTCGAAGACCGAGACCATCAGCGCGCCGGATTGGCTGATCAGGCTGATGTCGCCTGTCAGCAGGCGGTCTGTGTCGAGTACGACCGACGAACAGAGAGGCATGCGGTGATGCGGTACGATCAGTCCCATGCAGTTGGGACCGACCAGGCGCATGCCTGATCGGCGGCTGATCGCAACCAACTCGGCCTGCAGGGCGGCGCCATCCTCGCCCGCTTCCGCGAAACCGGTCGCGATGATCACGCAGCAACCGACACCTGCATCGGCCGCTTTGGCGACGTGATCCAGAAGCGTCTCGCCGGGGACCGCGAGAATGGCGACGTCCGGAGGCCGGGGTACGGCGGACAGGGTTGGGTAGCTGGCGCGGCCCTGCACCGTGTCACGTGTCGGATTGATCGGCACGAGCTCCCCGGCAAAGCCATGCCGCACAAGGTGGTCCATGATTCGACCACCGAATTTCGCCCGGCTCTCCGAGGCACCGATCACGGCGATCGAGGCAGGCTCCACTATCTGGCCGATGGCCAGTCTCGACGGAACGGAGCGTTGGGCGGAAGGCGATGCGCTCATGTCCATTATCGACTCCGTCAGGTGAAAGCGCTCATGCCGAGCGTTTCGCGTCCGATGATCAGGCGCTGGATACCGGCGGTACCGTCGATCGCGGAAAGCATGGCGGCGTCGCGCCAGCATCGCTCGACCTCCGCCTCCTCGGCCGTGCCCCAAGCGCCCATGCACTCCATCGACGTTTGGCAAACGGCGATGGCGGTCTCGACCGCGAACAGCTTGGCCATCGAGACGTCCCGAGGCGCCCGCCTGCCGCTGTCCAAGATGGTCAGCGCGTTGAGGCAGAGCAGCCGGGCGGCTTGCAGCCGCGTCGCCGCATCGGCCAGGGCAACCTGGATCGACTGGAAGCGGCCGATCGGACGACCGAAAGCCACGCGATCTCCGGCGTAGGACAGGGCCCGTTCCAGTGCCCGAGACGCCAAGCCGACCGCCTGAATGCCGATGAAGGCACGTGAAGACTCGATGCCGCGATGAAACTGCTCACCGCCCGCGCCGGCCGCGCCCAGAATGTTCTCGCGCGGCACCTCCGTATCCTTGAAAGCGATTTCGGCGAGCGAAAAATGGCGCAGGCCAACCGTGTTGATGTCGCGGCTCTGCCAAGACGAGGCATCGCGCTCGACAACGAGCCGGCTGAGGCCGCCGCCGCTGGTGGGATCGACCACCATCAGCGTGATCAGGTCCGCGACACTCCCAAGCTTGAGCCAGCGTTTGCGACCGTTGACGACGTAGTGATCACCCGCCAACACGGCCTGCGTGGTGAAGGCCCGCATGTCCGAACCGGCCTGCGGCTCGGTTATGGCTGCGCTCGCGATCCAGTCGCCGGAAAGCAGCTTGGGCATCCAGCGGCGCTTCTGCTCGTCTGACCCGAGATAATTGATCGTGCGCGGCGGCACGACTTCGCCGAACAGGATGGGACCCTTCGCAATCGCTTCCAACAGCATGCCGTATTGGACATAGCTCAGTCCTGCGCCGCCGAACTCGACCGGCACGGTACTGCCGAGATACCCGTGCGGCTGAAGAGCCCGAAAGCAGGTGCGGATCTGATCGGCGCTCAGCCGCTCTCCTGCGGGCAAGGCGTCGGCGATCGGTGCGATGACGCGATGCACGACCTCGCGAACGGCTTCTTGCAGTTCGCCAGTCTCAGGCGTGTCAAAGACAGTCACACTACCGACCTCGGAAAACGGGCGCGCGCTTCTCGCGGAAGGCGGCGATTCCCTCCTTTAGGTCCTCGGACGCGCCGCCAATTTCGGCCCAGTGAGTTTCCAGCGCCTGGGCCGCTGCAGGCGAAAAGGCGTATTGCGCGCGGATCGTCTCCTTGATCGCACGGAAGGTAATCGGCGAGCCCGTGGCAACGCGATCGGCCACCTGTGCCACTTCTGTCTCGAACGACTCGTCCGGCACGACGCGCGTGACCAGTCCCACGCCAAGCGCGGCCTCGGCGTTCAGGTCTTCGCCCAGGATGAGCAGGTCCAAGGCGCGGTTGCGGCCGATGAAATGGGTCAGCCGCGTGAGGCTCATGCCCCAGCTCGGGATCACGCCGAGATAGGCATCCCCGGTCCGGAACACCGCAGTCGTAGAGGCGAGGCGGACATCGCAGGCCATGCCGATCGCGAAGCCGCCGCCGATGCACCAGCCGCGCAAGGCAGAGATGATTGGTTTCGGAAAAGTCTCCAGGCGATCGACAACGGCACGGCCGAGATCACGAAACTGCGTACCCGTTCCGACACCGTCTCCGACCGCCTTGAGATCGGCACCGGCGCAGAACGCCTTGGTGCCCGACCCGGTCAGCACCACGCAGCGCGTTTCCGCCCGTTTCTCCAGGTCATCCAAGGCACTGAGGATGTCTTCGAGAACGCGAGGCGTGAGGGCGTTGACCGGCGGCCGGTTGAGCGTGATGGTCGCCACGCCTTTGCGATGGTCCACCAGGATTGTCTCGTAGTCGGCGCTCACCATCGTTCCCCGTTCATTTGGCCATCTCACGCTGACAGAGCGTTTCCAGGCATCGGCTGGCAATTAGTCAGCATGCGTTGTAATTGGCAGTGCAGATGCAAAGCATGCTTAACAATATGTCAGCAATCTCTGTGCCGAACGCGTCTAAGTCCAAATCCGGACGTGTCGGCATGCGCTGGGCTTAGACATGTTCAGGCTGCCATGCGGCCCAGCAGGCGCTGGAACTGGCGGCGCGACGGCCGAGTTAGGCCCAAGTTTTCGCGCAAGGTCCGGCCTTCATACTCTTTCCGGAAAATCCCGCGTGCCTGAAGGAGTGGCACGACGTGATCGACAAAGACCGCCAGTTGCTCCGGGAAGTAGGGCGGCATGATGTTGAAGCCGTCACAGGCACCTTCCGTGAGCCAGGTCTGCATCAGGTCCGCGAGTTGCTCCGGCGTGCCGACAAAGCTATTATGTGCACGCGAGCGAGCGATGAACCGTGCGGCACCCTCGATTGTGAGGTTTTGGCGAGTCGCTTCCTGCAGCAATGTGTCGGCGTTTGCCGTCGGCTTGCGCACGCTGCGAATTTCTTCGACAGGAAGCAAATCGCCAAGTTCCCGATCGTAGAGCGGGAAATTTAGATTCTCGCTCAACATCCAGACTCCGACTTCGGGATGCACAAGATCGCCCAATTCCTCCTGAAGCTGGAAGGCCTCGCGTTCGGTCGAGCCGAGCAGCGGTGACAGGCCAGGCATGATCACCACTTCGTCCGGCCGGCGACCATGGCCTGCCATGCGGGCATGGGTGGACGCGCGGAACTCGCGGGCATCGTCGATCCGGCTTTGCGCGGTGAAGATGGCTTCCGCCACCATGGCGGCGAAGGCCCGGCCCGGCGGCGAGCCGCCAGCCTGGACGAGGACCGGCCAGCCTTGAATTGGCCGCGGCTGGCGCAGAGGACCCTGCACCCGGAAGCTATCGCTGACGTGATCGGCCGAAGCGATCAGAGCAGGATCGCAAAAGCGTCCATCGGCCTGGTCACGCACAAGCGCCGCATCGTCCCAACTGTCCCAAAGCGCGGTGCATGCATCGACGAAATGCCGCCCCCGAACGTAGCGATCGGTTTTTTCCATGGCCCGATCGCGATTGAAGTTGAGCGCTGCCTTGTCTTCCCAGGTCGTAACCACGTTCCACCCGGCCCGGCCGCCGCTCAAATGGTCGAGCGTGGCGAATTTGGAAGCGATCAAATAGGGCTCGTGATAGGTGGTCGATAGCGTGGCCACGAGGCCCAGATGCTCGGTGACCGAGGAAAGTACCGAGATCAGGGAAACAGGATCGAGGTTCGACACGCCTTGTCGGCCGAAGAAGCGGCCATCCTTTTCACGCGTGAACAGCGTGTCGCCGACGAAAAACAGATCGAACTTCCCGCGTTCGGCGAGTTGCGCGACGGTCCGGTAGTAGTCGAGGCCGGACAGGCCGTCGGAAGGCGTGCTTGGGTGCCGCCAACCGGCGATATGATGCCCGCCCGGATAGATGAACAAGCCGAGATGCAGCTGGCGGGTCATGCTGGTGTCTCCCTGTCGGGGTGCGTTTGTCAGACTAAGGCGAAGCGATTGGCCGGGCGGG includes:
- a CDS encoding phosphoribosyltransferase family protein, with translation MTASTWDVDIAGLPVTLPIVPIKPDFAISLLMVIDQGVAFGDHVGRALAELVRPLDAEIVVGPATLGIPVAIETSRHLGLDMYVILQKSPKIHLGDALTQTITSITSKGEQRLLLDRTAIPLLQGRRVLVVDDVVATGSSLSSAIALVRRAGGNVVGAGVILTEAHDWEAVMGEDARLVISLGHIPQFRPVAPGGWEPIPETA
- a CDS encoding MarR family transcriptional regulator — protein: MSARDNDTAVQHLARPRSRARTWSLAQRPGFLIRRLHQIHVALFNRHCAAFGMTPLQYSLLDALAQRGEADQTTLADDVSLDLTTTAGALRRMEARDLIRRTVHTGDRRARLCVCTEVGMSLLEAMEAPVRVAHDATLATLDRTERKQFISLLQRMIADATT
- a CDS encoding TauD/TfdA family dioxygenase, producing MAIVHMRPDDGPKAWRGADLGEEGPWLLSVTATEQKEITAALDHAKCSGVPMLHWQEQDFPLETMHLKLAGMAHEIRDGLGFAILRGLDIGAWTDEEVGMVYWGLGVHLGEPLGQNPKGDLLGHVYDQKRPYGQLDVRGYETNAYLPYHTDSCDFLGLMCLRQGLSGGLSSVVSSVSVHNAILEQHPEYLGLLYNGFYYIRREEALGSKGFSEVPIPVFGQHDGVISCRYLRNQINAAAAKRGVPLTTIEQEALDFLDEQTQREDLRLDFMLEPGDMEFCNNYTVLHSRTSFTNGPDLHQQRHMLRLWLKFRGEWPVSEHFPSHQGYVLKERGMALADP
- a CDS encoding ABC transporter permease — protein: MATATLSHSETPHVSRGRIRRATRRLMRRPSAVTAGSVILIFILIALLAPVIAPYAPAQADFLQVRKPPSFVHLLGTDEVGRDVLSRLIWGSRSSMLAGAIPVIVALLVSIPLGVICGYVGGWVDMVVMRITDAMLALPFLIVAIALTAFLGPDLWNAMLAIGIASLPIFLRLTRAAALSIRTEDYIEAARAVGSSHLRIAFRHVLPNMLPPLLVQASVMAAMAIIAEASLSFLGLGQQPPDPSWGSMLNAAQRHMAVAPWMAIAPGAVIFILVIALNVFGDGLRDALDTRRG
- a CDS encoding ABC transporter permease, which produces MRLLIFMSQRVGLAISTLVVLSAFAFMLQHLLPGDPVLAMAGDEADQQVLDDLRARYGLDQPVYVQYWRWLAAALGGDLGMSLRNSMSVVDLLLPKLVITLQLAIYSMTIALVIGLPLGVLAATRKETIVDTLASSFALSGISIPNFWLGILLVLAFSVHLRWFPASGYVSFSEDPYRSLMGFVLPSIVLGTGIAGVLMRHMRSAMLHSLSTDYIRTARAKGLSERRVVLRHALRNALVPVVTLGAIEFGQLLAGAVLTEQIFSIPGFGKLLVDGVLYRDYAVVQGLVLVSSVLFITVSLLADLLYFFINPRLRS
- a CDS encoding ABC transporter substrate-binding protein, whose amino-acid sequence is MRLRLFALAACAALVGNTAAAQTTLRIGINEDPDALDPVANRLASGRQPLTAICDKLFDVSTDLELVPQLAKGYEIAPDGMSVTVNLRPDVMFHDGEPLNAEAVQFTIDRNMNTPGSLRRSELAAVDHVEVVDPLTVRIVLDQPQGYLLMVNLAERSGMIVSPKSASELGDRFGTQPVCAGPYRFVERVPQGRIVVERFADYWDKSLTGVDRIEYLPITDSTVRLSSLQSGELHIAERLTPTDVPQLEGDSNVQVVSTPDLGYHFIRYNISNGPASEALGNDVRLRRAIDLSIDRQVMMQALFNDQYTAGNQFVNPSSPYYDTGHPVPKRDVEAARALLQEAGQPDLTFTVLVPAERERQEAAQMIQAMLAESGITMNIETQDNATMLQNARRGEFQAVFSFWSGRAHPDGNVFAHYSCDGPQNDSRYCNPELDKILVQAREAVDESERQTLYQQANALLAEDLPTSILWHRRTFTGVSTRVEGFVPHPDSTIRVRGLHLE